In Ictalurus punctatus breed USDA103 chromosome 18, Coco_2.0, whole genome shotgun sequence, the genomic stretch gtgaaatgctgcttagttgggttgaggtctggtgATTTGACTTGATAAGGTCCTTTTGTTGAGTAATAATATTGTAACATACGTTTTAATAATCTGACAGAAAATACAGAACATAAGCACAAATATTTTCACCCTCGTATTAAGAAAGCAACTAAACTAAGCTCCAGGTTTCAATGAATGAATTACATCATGGTCAGTGTACAGTGAATGGCTTAACCTGTACAGTAATTCAACATTATGGCTCGATATCTTAATTTTCATTGTTTGTAGCTGGACTTCCTCACTGTTTTCTCCAGTTTCTGATTTATAGTCCGCATACTGTATAATACAGCTTAAGATATTGGTTTTTTTACATTGTCCCTGGAATTTGCTGGAGATGTTATTTAAGGAAAAAATCAATACATTGACTGTTTTTAGACTTTGAACACTCTGCACGTACAAATCAATTTCCCTGAAAAGCAGTGCATACAGGagttgttatattttttttttttttttttttttttttttttttttttttttttttgtgaccgTTGTGGCTAAAAAtgattgattttgctgcggctgtGGGGGGTAGGGTaagcgtttttgtttttttttgtttgttttttgcaaaaaaaCTACTGGAATTGGCGAAAATGCAgttgcacaaaatagttttgcacggactttcacagtgatgtttgttggtaaacgagaccttttagctgtactcctgttcGACGCACGTGGATTCgtagagggctttggctgaatgtttattgtgatgacgtcacatgacacatggCATTTTGGCCCAGATCTGcaaaaaaattttgaaaaattacaagctcctccaaatactGCAGAGTTTGCGTGATTTTACGTTGATGTCTGTAATCGCAattcacaaaatcctggagggactgtaaaAAGATTTAATAACAAAGTTTTATAAATTTGAGTCTCCCACTTGCCATTATGTTTAATTCTTTGACTGCAACTGTGCATAGTGGATCATTcgtgaactctctctctctctctctctctctctctctctctctctctctctctctctctctctctctctctctctctctctctgtgtgtgttttgatacAGCAATGGGCATCTCTTTATCAGCCCCTTACGTTCCATAGGGACTCCCATCTCGATACACCTGGTGAAACAGTCCTGAACAAGCTGGACCCAGACAAGGCTTTCCGCGGCAAAACCAAGCCTCCTGCTCCCAAGAAGAAGCAGCCCAGCCAGGTCCCGTCAGGTGGAGGTCCTGCCAAAGTGCGGGGATCAAGGGCAGGCAAAGCATGAAGAGACAACCACATGGCCACTGaggataaaatgttttatttgaacataCCCAAAAACTATTGAGTTAAAAGTGCAATATCGTAGTTGTGCATGAACACTGAGTTCAGGTTTATGTAAAGTGAGAAGCATCAGGTTCTGTCAGTGTGATGAATGATGGAAAATATCCCATTTAGCTTCATTCCAAGCTGTCTTCCTTTGTGTAGATTACATTGATTAAACCTTCAAAGAAATTATACTCTCCAGCACTGTTGAAATCTCAATTCTGAcgagtcagaaggtgttgaataattttctataacggcagctctggCAGCAGTTCTTGATGTcatttaaatcacaggtttaaacTGTATTAATGTGCAATAGCTCATTCCCAAGGACTTGCACAGAGAACGTGCCAGGTAATCTAAGCCTGCTAAACAATGGATATGCTGTTTATTGAAAGAAAAACCTGTAATCATTGAGATGGTGACATTTGTCAtggctttgtaacagttttctgacatgggaaagtcttccaGATGGAGGGTTTTTTACGGTTtctctgaaacatttttttgtcttgaaGAGCCAGTAAAAATGAGTGTccggtgagggaatgactttCTATAACTAAACCAACCTTGTCACGTGTGTATCTGGGCTAGCCTAATCTAACAGGATATCAGTGACAAAGAACATTACTGTGGCTAAATAAATTTGAAGAATAATCTGAAAcaattaagaataaaaatatttcaatatcgCCCCTGTCTGATTTAAAAATGGTCCTGCTAATGTGGCGGTGTGAAATTATAGGCTTGTTATTCGAATGCATTTGAATATAAAATCTTCATTCCAGTTCATGTTCAAAGGTCATGGCAATCACTTGTGTAGTGACTTTTTAAACTTCAACGTTCCGTTCAGAagatccaaacatgttccaatcATCTATACACTGAAACAGGCAGGAGCAGATTTTATCGCTTCTTTACTATTAGACTGGCCTCACTgtgaaaaaagattttttttttttctttttttttgctcctcTCTCTTGTCTTCATGATTCAAGCGGTACTCGTCTTGTTAACAGTTCACACACTCATCTGTGTTGTCATTCTTGCACTGATCCAGCGCTATGCTCTCTGATAGTCCATTGTGCTCAGGTTTTCTATCCTTATGTTTGGGATGGAACAACTCCACACATGCTTTATATATCAAAGCTCCAGTCACTCCACCGACTAATGGCGCCACCAAGGGCACCCACCACCAACATCTGCCTGCCCTGTGGGAaagacaaacagaaatacattcaTTCCTTCCTCATCAGTAAGTGCTATATAACGGTCAGGGTGGATCCGGAGGCTATCCCAAAACACTTGGCACGAGGTGGaagtacaccctggatgggatgccagtccattgcagggcaccatgcacacacttaggggcaatttagcatagccaatctaCCTATCAGCATATTTTAGGGCTGAAAATGGAGAACTTGGACAATGAGCGAAACTCCAAACCCAAGGTCATAATCAAACGGGatcctggagctatgaggcgaTGATGCTACCTGCCGCATCACTGAATCACTGCTACACATTGATTTAAGACAATAAAATTCAGtcataatataaacattttatggtGAACATATATGTCCACTATAAAGGTTCTTAATTTACTACAGGTGTTACTTGTGGAACTTTGACAACACCTGAAAAAACATTAGCAAATCTAATTTAATAACAGGGTCTATGTCTTTTCAAATGAGCTATATAACAGGTCATGTACTCTTTGAGGGTTTTATATGACGGTCTCAGAAATGTTGTATGTTCTCCCATGTCCGCCTGGGTTTCCTTTGAGTGcactggtttcttcccacctccgaAAACTATGCTGGTAGGTGGAGTGGATAAGCAAAATTGCCTCTACGGGTTTTGCATGATGCTCTGCGATGGACAGCCAAACCAAGGTGTACTCCTGTCTTAAGGGTATAGGCTACAGATCCACCAAGAAAAAGTGGATGTTGAAGATGAGTGAATGAGGAATGAATAATTATTCTTTGATAATCAGTCACCACTTGCCGAATAACTACATGCATTTATCTGGGATCTATGTTTCTGGACAAGAAGGGTGCTGACTTCTTTACAATCCTGTTTAAAACATAATCTACTATGCCTTATATTTACCTGAATACCTCTAATCCCCAGCCTGCAATTGCTGTAAAGACTCTTGGCCCCAGGTCTCGGGTGGGATTGATGGCATAGCCACTGTTGCTGCCCATGGAAACTCCAATCAGCAATACAAGAGCCCCAACAGCCACAGGCTCTCCACCAGTGGGGGCAGGCTGGTTCCTTTTATCTGCCAGTGCCATCAGACATAGCAACAGCATGGCAGTACCAAGCACCTGAGTGAGGCAGATGGAAATATACTGGAACAttcaaacaataaatataatatatatatattataaatattaatgataaaataaagaatacaGGATGACTTTCTATCTCACAATGTGGTCATGAGCCATTTTAATAACTTTTCTCTCTTATGTTGAAGTATTTGTTATGACTATGACAAGATCAGACAGGTTTTTCAGTTATGACAGAATGTCTTACCTGGTCCAAAAATCCAGCTTGTATTGAGAGATAAGGAGCTGGATAAGTGGCAAAGATCCCCGCTGTTGCTTTGGGGCCAAACACTGTTAAGTTTCCTTCACTGAAGTGGTATATGGcatctataaacaaacaagttGAAATGTTTTAGTGGTCATTAAAATTTACTTCATATCATTTTCCAAGGTGTAAAACTGAATGTGCATGTTCAGTCACCGTAGTACAGGGTGAAAACTGTTCCCGCAGCGATAAAGGAGCCCAGAAGTTGTGAAACTACATAGAGTGGAAGCATCTTCCAGCTCAGACGGCCGACTACGCACATGGTAAACGTCACTGCTGCGTTCATGTGAGCACCTGAGTAATAAGATCAGAACACTAACATGCTTATTCATGATCCACTTCTTTAGAGATTTAAAAGCTATAAAAATCTCCA encodes the following:
- the aqp7 gene encoding aquaporin-7 (The RefSeq protein has 2 substitutions compared to this genomic sequence); the protein is MREIGGKKEHISMLEEGKVEELIKARRRTTCWIRKKHVRVGLAETLSTFVMMVFGLGSVAQVVTGGGVFGDYLSINLGFGLGVAMGVHAGGKVSGAHMNAAATFTMCVVGRLSWKMLPLYVVSQLLGSFIAAGTVFTLYYDAIYHFSEGNLTVFGPKATAGIFATYPAPYLSIQAGFLDQVLGTAMLLLCLMALADKRNQPAPTGGEPVAVGALVLLIGVSMGSNSGYAINPTRDLGPRVFTAIAGWGLEVFRAGRCWWWVPLVAPLVGGVTGALIYKACVELFHPKHKDRKLEHNGLSESIALDQCKNDNTDECVNC
- the aqp7 gene encoding aquaporin-7 isoform X1 codes for the protein MGVHAGGKVSGAHMNAAVTFTMCVVGRLSWKMLPLYVVSQLLGSFIAAGTVFTLYYDAIYHFSEGNLTVFGPKATAGIFATYPAPYLSIQAGFLDQVLGTAMLLLCLMALADKRNQPAPTGGEPVAVGALVLLIGVSMGSNSGYAINPTRDLGPRVFTAIAGWGLEVFRAGRCWWWVPLVAPLVGGVTGALIYKACVELFHPKHKDRKPEHNGLSESIALDQCKNDNTDECVNC